One genomic window of Leptospira brenneri includes the following:
- the tpx gene encoding thiol peroxidase: MAQVTLKGNPVPLEGNLPKPGDKAPDFRVAKQDLGDLTLKDLSGKVKILVAVPSLDTAVCALETKKFNEKAAKENGITTLIISGDLPFAMKRFCATEGIDSENLITGSQFKDFSFSKNYGTHIATGPLAGLSARAVFVVDKDDIVRYTELVPEIGSEPNYDTVLAEAKKLV; this comes from the coding sequence ATGGCCCAAGTAACTCTCAAAGGAAATCCCGTTCCCCTAGAAGGAAACCTTCCCAAACCAGGGGACAAAGCTCCTGATTTTCGAGTCGCAAAGCAAGACTTAGGTGATCTTACACTCAAAGACCTATCAGGAAAGGTAAAAATTCTAGTTGCTGTTCCTAGCTTAGATACAGCAGTTTGTGCCCTCGAAACTAAAAAGTTTAACGAAAAGGCAGCCAAAGAAAATGGAATCACCACACTCATTATCTCAGGTGACCTTCCTTTCGCTATGAAACGATTTTGTGCTACCGAAGGAATCGATTCCGAAAACTTAATCACAGGATCTCAGTTTAAAGATTTTTCTTTTTCAAAAAATTATGGAACTCATATCGCGACAGGCCCTCTTGCTGGACTTTCCGCACGTGCTGTTTTTGTTGTCGATAAAGATGATATCGTTCGTTATACAGAACTTGTACCAGAAATTGGAAGTGAACCCAATTACGATACAGTTCTTGCTGAAGCTAAGAAACTTGTTTAG
- a CDS encoding metallophosphoesterase family protein — translation MKLLQVSDLHLSKNSPEERAYSLSVLREILQTAESTKCARILFCGDLFNTFPDLESLRSDFLKEVSTYSGIIYFLPGNHEILEKKGNHNRYADYDWSTKVKVLDQTPYFLFEDDGIEFLSIPHQENYSELLLSPPPNKQTKLRIGLAHGTVSGMSFTGLSEEEEEGGSYLDPHLIQNLGLDYLAIGHLHRARMGNLGNCNVSYAGSSRVWRKGESGPRGGILIHVDGSNLRTESVYWKSAGEYREILVSLDTEGKPEEKIETYLSGTSPEDWIVFRFLGYVDSMVEKQKFQEEVLRDWKSKFRILEFDPDESQITVIQHLSENEFVKQFLDKMNERKEQMDPILWKHTRVTGIRLILEGKKSR, via the coding sequence ATGAAGTTATTACAAGTATCTGACCTCCACCTTTCCAAAAATTCCCCTGAGGAAAGGGCTTATTCCCTTTCCGTACTCAGAGAAATCTTGCAGACAGCAGAATCTACAAAATGCGCTCGTATTCTATTTTGCGGAGATCTTTTTAATACCTTTCCTGATTTAGAATCACTTCGTTCCGATTTTTTAAAGGAAGTATCTACATATTCAGGAATCATTTATTTTCTACCGGGTAACCATGAGATTCTAGAAAAAAAAGGAAATCATAATCGTTATGCGGACTACGATTGGTCGACAAAGGTAAAAGTTTTGGACCAAACTCCTTATTTTTTATTTGAAGATGATGGGATTGAATTTTTGTCCATCCCTCACCAAGAAAATTATTCCGAATTATTACTTTCTCCACCACCAAACAAACAAACCAAACTAAGGATTGGACTTGCTCATGGGACTGTTTCTGGGATGAGTTTTACAGGTCTTAGTGAGGAAGAAGAAGAGGGCGGATCGTATTTAGATCCTCATCTGATTCAAAATTTGGGACTAGATTATCTTGCCATAGGGCATCTACACCGGGCTCGGATGGGGAATCTTGGAAATTGTAATGTTAGTTATGCGGGGTCCTCTCGTGTTTGGAGAAAGGGTGAATCTGGACCGAGAGGTGGAATTTTGATCCATGTAGATGGATCGAATCTTCGGACAGAATCCGTTTATTGGAAGTCAGCTGGTGAATACCGGGAAATTTTAGTTTCTTTAGATACAGAAGGAAAACCAGAAGAAAAGATCGAAACTTATTTGAGTGGCACAAGTCCAGAGGATTGGATTGTGTTTCGATTTCTTGGGTACGTTGACTCCATGGTAGAGAAACAAAAATTCCAAGAAGAAGTCCTTCGAGATTGGAAATCAAAATTTAGAATTTTAGAATTTGATCCCGATGAATCGCAAATCACTGTCATCCAACATCTATCGGAAAATGAATTTGTGAAACAGTTTTTGGATAAAATGAATGAAAGAAAAGAACAAATGGATCCCATCCTTTGGAAACATACAAGAGTCACAGGGATTCGATTGATTTTAGAAGGAAAAAAAAGCCGATGA
- a CDS encoding ATP-binding protein has translation MNLKIENFGIFSQKEFSIEKVTVFTGPNESGKTTILDAFVSALVKVAGSTKFGTLLNLRYKAERNSDLGIPKLTLSPNLFLNSLVIREGNMDVGSEKELVSTIEQTIFDSGYNPEKLIEQVEQLSAKTGTRKSAKDWNSALAELNLAKQKFDASELALNRISSGFVDLPIWETERQKLKLELSGSHSEQTKLQTELLEFKESEQHNEADRVYSQLLQWETLESESKPEEKILKSGWDKKSKQLDEEIKSLEQKRSLSKERTLSLETKLESSLTQKKQTEQKSKKLESYFDFFETWKQMVRKFQEESPVIQKTIWNPLNRSLAGGSAVICVFSLIGSIFSGLDLWVYLFPILFLGAFFFFLFRAREIKLEKDEFKWNEIIRRIATEMETKTLGEWKPESLTMESLTFTFQRFEREYTKQKLELEGQNSSFSNLEEEIVKLQTEEKKINEILLEKEKELANIWREAGVQSLSELSELYVQIRVKQEKLQTLTQSLTLESKKWGTGDLRELKLKLKEKVGDLEKKGISKNFSSEDRATKQRLENKLQVLSDTIRDLERKIVELEKKLDTGKAVLESQMVPAQKEWELSKRNLELKEKWKNDLDRNFQSLEVLSEIFSEMQDESTDKMSSLVKSLQIRMDALKGNLPTKQIHWNGFSDEIQIKTDTSNDSYRFENLSTGTKEQISYVLRLEYAFRIGKQFNLPYLLLDEPFRHMDVARLNSALAYTLQCIASAEEDWKLVIFSFDQGLVSKIKDLAKELHLPCQIHELSKQVS, from the coding sequence ATGAATTTAAAAATAGAAAACTTCGGTATCTTTTCCCAAAAAGAATTTTCGATAGAAAAAGTCACTGTGTTTACAGGCCCGAATGAATCGGGAAAAACAACCATTTTGGATGCCTTTGTATCTGCGTTAGTGAAAGTCGCTGGAAGTACAAAGTTTGGAACTTTGCTCAATCTTAGATACAAAGCAGAAAGAAATTCTGATTTAGGAATTCCGAAACTCACTCTTTCCCCTAATTTATTTTTGAACTCACTCGTGATTCGTGAAGGAAATATGGATGTAGGATCAGAAAAAGAGTTGGTGAGCACCATCGAACAAACGATATTCGATAGTGGATACAATCCTGAAAAACTGATTGAACAAGTGGAACAACTTTCTGCAAAGACAGGAACTAGAAAGTCAGCAAAAGACTGGAATTCTGCTTTGGCCGAATTGAATTTAGCCAAACAAAAGTTTGATGCATCGGAATTGGCTTTAAATAGAATCTCATCTGGATTTGTTGATTTACCGATTTGGGAAACAGAACGCCAGAAATTAAAACTTGAGTTGTCAGGGTCTCATTCGGAACAAACTAAATTACAAACGGAACTTCTCGAATTCAAAGAAAGTGAACAACATAATGAAGCAGATCGTGTTTACAGCCAACTACTACAATGGGAAACTTTGGAATCCGAATCCAAACCAGAAGAAAAAATTTTAAAATCTGGTTGGGATAAAAAATCAAAACAGTTGGATGAGGAAATCAAATCATTAGAGCAAAAACGTTCGTTGTCTAAAGAGAGAACACTGAGTTTAGAAACCAAACTAGAATCTTCCCTTACTCAAAAAAAACAAACGGAACAAAAATCTAAAAAGTTAGAATCCTATTTTGATTTTTTTGAAACTTGGAAACAAATGGTTCGAAAATTCCAGGAAGAATCACCCGTCATTCAAAAAACAATTTGGAATCCGTTGAATAGAAGTTTGGCGGGAGGATCGGCTGTCATTTGTGTTTTTTCGCTGATTGGTTCTATATTTTCAGGACTTGATCTTTGGGTTTATCTTTTCCCAATACTTTTTTTGGGAGCATTTTTCTTTTTTCTTTTTCGAGCAAGAGAAATCAAACTAGAAAAGGATGAATTCAAGTGGAATGAAATCATTCGTCGCATTGCAACCGAGATGGAAACTAAAACTTTGGGAGAGTGGAAACCAGAATCTTTGACTATGGAATCGTTAACGTTTACCTTCCAAAGATTTGAAAGGGAATACACGAAACAAAAACTAGAATTAGAAGGACAGAATTCTAGTTTTTCCAATCTTGAAGAAGAAATCGTTAAACTTCAAACAGAAGAAAAAAAGATAAATGAAATTCTTTTGGAAAAGGAAAAGGAATTAGCAAACATCTGGCGTGAGGCTGGTGTTCAATCATTATCAGAACTTTCCGAGTTATACGTTCAGATCCGAGTCAAACAAGAAAAGTTACAAACTCTTACCCAGTCTTTAACACTTGAATCAAAAAAGTGGGGAACTGGTGATTTGAGAGAACTCAAACTCAAACTGAAAGAAAAGGTTGGTGACTTAGAAAAAAAGGGAATTTCCAAAAACTTTTCTTCTGAAGATAGGGCCACCAAACAAAGATTAGAAAATAAACTCCAAGTTCTTTCTGATACAATCCGTGATTTAGAAAGAAAGATTGTGGAGTTAGAAAAAAAATTGGATACGGGGAAAGCGGTTCTAGAATCGCAAATGGTTCCTGCTCAAAAGGAATGGGAACTCAGTAAACGTAATTTAGAACTCAAAGAAAAATGGAAAAATGATTTGGATAGAAACTTTCAAAGTTTGGAAGTTCTTTCTGAGATATTTTCAGAGATGCAGGATGAAAGTACGGACAAAATGTCCTCTCTCGTTAAATCCTTACAAATTAGAATGGATGCATTAAAAGGAAATCTTCCCACAAAACAAATCCATTGGAACGGGTTTTCTGATGAAATCCAAATCAAAACTGATACATCTAATGACAGTTATCGTTTCGAAAATTTATCCACAGGAACCAAAGAACAGATTTCCTATGTTCTTCGTTTGGAATATGCCTTTCGGATTGGAAAACAATTTAATTTGCCGTACTTACTTTTGGATGAACCGTTTCGGCACATGGATGTGGCGAGACTTAACTCAGCATTAGCTTATACTTTACAATGCATCGCAAGTGCTGAAGAAGATTGGAAGTTAGTGATTTTTAGTTTTGATCAAGGTTTGGTTTCTAAAATCAAAGATTTGGCAAAAGAACTTCATCTCCCTTGCCAAATCCATGAATTATCTAAACAAGTTTCTTAG
- a CDS encoding alpha/beta hydrolase, giving the protein MSKTIILIHGNFVNDLTWAEWKKYYEQKGYKVYAPANPGHDGIPSELRKNVHPNLTKTGFIDVVNHISNLIDTLPEKPLLIGHSMAGMAVLKLVELGKAAAGVSIDGAPPKNVFPPFQTLKTVISAFGFFSFQKFFMGSKKWYNYAFFNTITESEKEIAFEKYAVPESYKVSRQLVLNSFANINFKKPHQPILFIGGGSDHIFPPNLTKAIASKYSDKNSKVDIQIFEGKSHFICGEKGWETVADSILNWYEKL; this is encoded by the coding sequence ATGTCTAAAACAATTATACTCATACACGGAAATTTTGTGAACGACCTTACGTGGGCAGAATGGAAAAAGTATTATGAACAAAAGGGTTATAAGGTTTACGCACCTGCGAACCCAGGTCACGATGGGATACCATCTGAATTAAGAAAGAATGTTCATCCAAACTTAACGAAAACAGGGTTTATCGATGTTGTGAATCACATATCAAATCTTATTGATACCTTACCCGAAAAACCACTATTAATTGGACATTCCATGGCAGGTATGGCAGTTTTGAAACTTGTGGAATTAGGAAAAGCAGCGGCTGGTGTCAGTATTGACGGTGCTCCACCGAAGAATGTTTTCCCACCTTTCCAAACATTAAAAACGGTTATTTCAGCATTCGGATTTTTTTCGTTTCAAAAGTTTTTTATGGGCAGTAAAAAATGGTACAACTATGCATTTTTTAATACGATCACCGAATCGGAAAAAGAAATTGCCTTTGAGAAATACGCTGTACCGGAAAGTTACAAAGTAAGTCGCCAATTGGTATTAAATTCCTTTGCAAACATCAATTTCAAAAAACCTCACCAACCAATCCTTTTTATCGGCGGTGGCAGTGACCATATCTTCCCACCAAACCTTACAAAAGCGATCGCATCAAAGTATTCAGACAAAAACAGTAAAGTGGATATTCAGATATTTGAAGGTAAAAGTCATTTTATCTGTGGAGAAAAAGGTTGGGAAACGGTAGCTGATTCTATTTTGAATTGGTACGAAAAATTATAA
- a CDS encoding beta strand repeat-containing protein, whose translation MGAIRGQKGIMFRVCISSIFLVFSTLTVSCQSITPLNLQMLFGSFFASTTGQGSVIYDAPNFLFTSENGRQAEFTIRLNIEPNSSVRIGPVTVSDPTEGVLLSATFLEFTEDNWDVPQIVRLAGVDDLIADGNQNYKVQLGSTFTSDIRFSSMALPVLLVVNTDDESSGVAASPTFGLITSETGETGTIAYVLQTRPMQDVIIRNFVSNDTTEATVAAVELIFTPNNWNVPQTVTVTGVDDFSVDESTFQISADPTVSNDPAYMGKPVPVITGTNVDDDVAGFTVVNLSGLTTTEAGGAVTFAVVMNTLPTSSVTIPSIVASPSSEGTASPSSLTFAPGEWFTPKIVTVTGVDDFIADGPKTVSIVTGTATSADTDYNGLAGPVFPSVTNTDDDVPGFILTSPGSLTISENGGNLSFAIHLSSQPPPGFTVTLTGISENNTITNVNTTNLVFTNANWNVDQYVNITTNNNAIDEDTRTVTLQFGTVDTGGSADPVYNSVSPPASVTIFVTDDDTAGFTVTPVGGLVVHENGTPSTETFTVVLNSQPTNSVSIPSITSSNTSEITVSPSSLSFTSGNWNTPQTVTITSVLDGVDDGDQNVNISFGNSVSTDPKYSSISIPAVTAINTDSNEPLVRIQNLSASSMVENGTSTITFEIRLSLKPNSNVTIGPITSSDGTEAVLLNSSSGVAASRTLTFTPTNGQVANYSGNTSDSGWNVAQVVTIRSVSDSFDDGNIPVTIHIPQANGSYFTGLYPTGAVPGYTDTNGNLVITINDNDTAGFTISTTTLNLTEGGSNGTFTVRLDSAPCDTPANLAACASGSVTIPISGETFNLPDTVQYTFSPASLTFTHTNFSTTQTVTIVVTNDSINEINTRTHILTLGAITGSGTDYEGMNPSDVTINITDDDNPSPSILFTLDAGQPYFTTESGQSAMYSLRLGSRPIPGNQVTVTVASSDATEGMINDGGTPVSSKQYIFDENNWSTSVPVEIQGVSDALSDGNVSYSVTVNGTETGSMPSWYVSFVGSTGTTATLVNYSTSENPVTVITPTNMTRAENGAAFPIYVLLSQAPTDDVTVPISVTTTFPCQLIVSPVVPQFSLSTNSLTITNANWNTIGAHNTITVTPNDDAVDDGNVSCPIVVGVLSSTDGFYNGVNPFPSSNYPMLTLNDNDSAGITTSGFTPATVITSQSGASSEFYIHLDSQPTTDITINFSTTPGGLVSFPTAPLTFTPSNFGSGQLVTVTGLDTAALGDVSYTIASVVSSGETGTGFSPSAIYSALTPLSISGNHINYIYDIVPCTDPNPMNACGTSANSSGGLVLSPNLITTEIGGQSRFQVRLRARPNSNVTIPVSSSNVAEGTTSVSNLVFTSSNWNNYQNVVITGIDDFLTDGNIAYSILFGSLSGGGTGFNGESLPNVSVTNQDND comes from the coding sequence ATGGGAGCCATACGAGGACAAAAGGGAATCATGTTCAGAGTCTGTATTTCCAGCATTTTCCTCGTGTTTTCCACTCTCACTGTATCTTGCCAATCCATAACACCGCTTAATTTACAGATGTTATTCGGTTCTTTTTTTGCATCAACAACCGGACAAGGTTCTGTCATCTATGATGCACCGAATTTTTTATTTACGAGTGAAAATGGAAGACAAGCAGAATTCACAATTCGTTTGAACATAGAGCCGAACAGTTCAGTAAGAATTGGCCCAGTTACAGTCAGTGACCCCACAGAGGGTGTACTGTTATCAGCAACCTTTCTCGAATTTACAGAAGACAATTGGGATGTTCCACAAATCGTTCGTTTGGCGGGAGTCGATGATTTAATCGCCGATGGAAATCAAAATTATAAAGTACAATTGGGTAGTACTTTTACTTCTGACATTCGATTTTCCTCTATGGCACTTCCTGTTCTACTCGTAGTCAATACAGATGATGAATCCTCTGGAGTTGCCGCAAGCCCGACCTTTGGACTCATCACATCCGAAACGGGAGAAACAGGAACTATTGCCTATGTATTACAAACAAGACCCATGCAAGATGTCATCATTCGAAATTTTGTTTCCAACGATACAACAGAAGCAACGGTCGCCGCAGTAGAGTTGATATTCACACCTAACAATTGGAATGTGCCGCAAACAGTTACCGTAACTGGTGTGGATGATTTTAGTGTAGACGAAAGCACTTTTCAAATATCAGCAGACCCCACCGTTTCCAATGACCCTGCTTATATGGGAAAACCAGTTCCTGTCATTACTGGTACAAATGTGGATGATGACGTGGCAGGATTCACTGTAGTCAATTTATCAGGACTTACAACCACGGAAGCAGGCGGTGCCGTAACTTTTGCTGTAGTGATGAATACTTTACCAACAAGTTCGGTTACCATTCCTTCCATTGTGGCAAGTCCAAGTTCAGAAGGTACAGCCTCACCATCCTCACTTACCTTTGCACCAGGAGAATGGTTCACTCCCAAAATTGTTACTGTAACTGGTGTAGATGATTTTATTGCAGACGGACCGAAAACTGTGTCTATCGTAACCGGTACCGCTACCTCCGCTGATACAGATTACAATGGTTTGGCGGGTCCTGTCTTTCCATCGGTGACAAATACTGACGATGATGTACCTGGATTTATCCTCACTTCACCTGGTAGTTTGACGATCTCAGAAAATGGAGGAAATCTTTCCTTTGCCATCCATCTTTCCTCACAACCACCTCCAGGATTTACCGTAACCCTTACTGGAATTTCAGAAAACAATACCATCACCAATGTTAATACCACAAACTTAGTTTTTACGAATGCGAATTGGAATGTAGATCAATATGTTAATATCACAACAAACAATAATGCAATTGACGAAGATACAAGGACTGTCACTTTACAATTTGGAACCGTAGATACAGGTGGATCTGCAGATCCAGTTTATAACTCAGTTTCACCACCGGCATCGGTTACTATTTTTGTAACAGATGATGATACTGCTGGTTTTACTGTGACTCCTGTTGGTGGACTCGTAGTTCATGAAAATGGAACTCCTTCCACAGAAACATTTACCGTAGTTCTCAATTCACAACCAACAAATTCAGTAAGTATTCCCAGCATCACATCCAGTAATACTTCTGAAATCACCGTTTCACCTTCTTCATTGAGTTTTACATCGGGAAATTGGAACACACCACAAACAGTAACCATCACCTCTGTGTTAGATGGAGTGGATGACGGAGATCAAAACGTAAACATCTCCTTTGGGAATTCCGTTTCAACCGATCCGAAATACAGCTCCATATCCATACCGGCAGTCACTGCCATCAATACAGATAGTAATGAGCCGTTGGTTCGCATCCAAAATCTTTCCGCATCCTCTATGGTAGAAAATGGAACTTCCACCATCACATTTGAAATTAGGCTTTCTTTAAAACCAAATTCCAATGTCACCATTGGGCCGATTACTTCTTCCGACGGAACAGAGGCTGTCTTACTCAATAGTTCTTCCGGTGTTGCCGCATCCAGGACTCTCACCTTTACTCCCACAAACGGACAGGTCGCAAATTATTCAGGAAACACAAGTGATAGTGGCTGGAATGTGGCCCAAGTAGTCACGATCCGTTCTGTTTCAGATTCTTTTGATGATGGGAACATTCCCGTCACCATCCACATTCCGCAAGCAAACGGATCATATTTTACGGGACTCTACCCAACGGGAGCTGTGCCTGGCTACACTGACACTAACGGCAATTTGGTGATTACCATTAACGATAATGATACAGCCGGTTTTACGATCTCTACTACAACATTAAATCTCACAGAAGGAGGAAGTAATGGGACTTTTACCGTTCGTTTGGATTCAGCTCCTTGTGACACTCCGGCAAATTTAGCAGCTTGTGCCTCTGGATCTGTGACCATCCCGATCTCAGGAGAAACCTTTAATTTACCAGACACAGTACAATACACTTTTTCCCCTGCAAGTTTGACCTTTACTCATACGAATTTTTCTACAACACAAACAGTGACTATCGTTGTAACAAATGATTCTATCAATGAAATTAACACAAGAACTCACATACTGACGTTAGGTGCTATCACTGGATCAGGAACAGATTACGAAGGAATGAATCCTTCCGACGTCACCATCAATATTACGGACGATGACAATCCATCTCCGAGTATTTTATTCACTTTGGATGCAGGCCAACCATATTTCACCACAGAGTCAGGGCAATCGGCAATGTATAGCCTACGTCTCGGAAGTCGACCCATTCCAGGAAACCAAGTCACTGTGACAGTGGCAAGTTCCGACGCTACAGAAGGAATGATCAACGATGGAGGAACACCAGTTAGCTCTAAACAATATATCTTCGATGAGAATAATTGGAGTACTTCTGTTCCCGTAGAAATCCAAGGTGTTTCCGATGCCTTAAGTGATGGGAACGTAAGTTATTCTGTGACAGTCAATGGAACAGAAACAGGTTCTATGCCATCCTGGTATGTTAGTTTTGTCGGAAGTACGGGAACTACCGCTACACTAGTGAACTATAGTACATCCGAAAATCCTGTAACCGTAATCACTCCAACCAATATGACTAGGGCAGAAAACGGAGCAGCATTTCCGATCTATGTGCTCCTCAGTCAGGCTCCAACAGATGATGTCACCGTTCCCATTTCGGTAACAACGACCTTCCCTTGCCAATTGATTGTTAGTCCGGTTGTACCACAATTTTCTTTATCAACAAATTCCCTTACCATCACTAACGCTAATTGGAATACGATTGGGGCACATAACACAATCACTGTGACTCCTAATGATGATGCAGTGGATGATGGAAATGTATCTTGCCCTATTGTTGTTGGTGTTCTTTCTTCTACAGACGGTTTTTATAATGGAGTCAATCCTTTTCCGTCTTCAAACTACCCTATGCTCACTTTAAATGATAATGATAGCGCAGGAATTACAACTTCAGGGTTCACTCCCGCTACAGTCATCACTTCCCAGTCAGGTGCATCCTCGGAATTTTATATCCATTTGGATTCACAACCAACAACGGACATCACGATAAACTTTAGCACAACTCCAGGAGGTCTTGTCAGTTTCCCAACAGCTCCTCTCACATTTACCCCAAGTAATTTTGGATCTGGACAACTTGTCACAGTAACCGGACTTGATACGGCCGCCCTGGGTGATGTCAGTTATACCATTGCATCGGTGGTGTCCTCTGGAGAAACAGGCACTGGATTTAGTCCCTCTGCTATCTACAGTGCCCTCACTCCTCTTTCCATTTCAGGCAATCATATCAATTATATTTATGATATCGTCCCTTGCACCGACCCAAACCCGATGAATGCTTGTGGAACATCGGCAAATAGTTCTGGTGGGCTTGTCCTATCACCTAACTTAATCACAACGGAGATTGGTGGACAATCTCGATTCCAAGTTCGTTTACGTGCAAGGCCAAATTCCAATGTCACAATTCCCGTCTCTAGTTCAAATGTGGCAGAAGGAACCACTTCCGTTTCTAACTTAGTTTTTACTTCTAGTAATTGGAATAATTACCAAAATGTTGTCATCACAGGGATTGATGACTTTCTTACTGATGGGAATATAGCTTATTCAATTTTATTTGGCTCACTCAGCGGTGG
- a CDS encoding CaiB/BaiF CoA transferase family protein, with translation MNQNQNQTSPGPLAGVKVVDLSLLLPGPLCSQHLADMGAEVIKIENPRAYDGSRAMFKGKTGYPALYMMLNRNKKAITLNLKREQAKEILFKLLEDADILLEGFRPDGMDKMGIGYDVLKEKFPRLIYCGISGYGISGKYVDFAGHDLNYLAISGVLDQTGNPPRPAGFQMADVGGGTLTALSAILAALYYREKTGKGQRIDISMTDASLQFLSLYGGILSASEKSPEAGNDILSGKLPNYNVYETKEGRYVALGALEDMFFQTFLRAAGMENLTKDHPMNEENIPIIKQKLTDYFKSKTYSDLQPIFDNTDACLSPILNMKEVSEDPHMKDRGMVLERNHPKYGPILQFGSPFHFSETPFVYRNDPPEHGEHTEEILTGLGFQKDKIAEFKKDRVI, from the coding sequence ATGAACCAAAATCAAAACCAAACTTCCCCAGGACCACTGGCCGGTGTGAAAGTAGTGGATCTATCCTTACTCCTCCCTGGCCCCTTATGTTCGCAACATTTAGCGGATATGGGAGCTGAAGTGATCAAAATTGAAAATCCAAGAGCTTATGATGGTTCTCGCGCTATGTTTAAAGGCAAAACTGGATATCCTGCTTTGTATATGATGTTGAATCGGAATAAAAAAGCGATTACACTGAATTTAAAACGAGAACAAGCCAAAGAAATTCTTTTTAAACTTTTAGAAGATGCAGACATTTTACTCGAAGGATTTCGCCCTGATGGAATGGATAAGATGGGGATTGGTTATGATGTCTTAAAAGAAAAATTTCCACGTTTGATTTACTGTGGAATTTCTGGCTACGGTATCTCGGGAAAATACGTAGACTTTGCAGGACACGATTTGAACTACTTGGCGATCTCTGGAGTTCTTGACCAAACAGGAAATCCTCCGAGACCCGCTGGTTTTCAAATGGCGGATGTGGGAGGAGGAACACTGACTGCATTGTCTGCTATCCTTGCTGCTCTTTATTATAGAGAAAAAACAGGCAAAGGACAACGAATTGATATTTCGATGACGGATGCATCTCTCCAATTTCTTTCGTTATACGGTGGAATTTTATCTGCTTCAGAAAAATCTCCAGAAGCAGGGAACGATATTTTATCTGGTAAATTGCCCAATTATAATGTGTATGAAACAAAAGAAGGACGATATGTGGCACTTGGCGCTTTAGAAGATATGTTCTTCCAAACTTTTTTAAGAGCGGCCGGAATGGAAAACCTTACCAAAGACCATCCAATGAATGAAGAGAACATTCCTATCATTAAACAAAAGTTAACTGATTATTTTAAATCCAAAACATATTCAGATTTACAACCTATTTTTGATAATACAGATGCTTGTCTTTCTCCCATTCTCAATATGAAAGAAGTATCCGAAGATCCACATATGAAAGACCGAGGAATGGTCTTAGAAAGAAACCATCCAAAATATGGACCGATCCTTCAGTTTGGTTCTCCTTTTCATTTTTCAGAAACACCTTTTGTATATCGAAATGACCCTCCAGAACATGGGGAACATACAGAGGAGATTTTGACTGGTTTGGGGTTCCAAAAGGATAAAATTGCGGAGTTTAAAAAAGACCGGGTGATTTAA